The Corynebacterium sp. SCR221107 genome includes the window GACGAATACCGGAATGTCCGGGCGTCCGAACAACTCGAGGAGGGCTAGGTCGTTGCGGGCACCGTCTTCAACGAGCACGTTACCGTAGGTAGCGGTGATGCCGATGAGCTCAAGCTCAGGCGAACCAAGCGCATAAGCCAAGGCAAGCGCGTCATCGATGCCGGTGTCGAGGTCGAGGATTACTTTCTTTGCCATCGTGGGGTCTTTTTCCTTGTGTGGAGTTTCGAAATAGCTGACGGAATTGAATTGTCGCGCAGGGCGAAAGGCGGTCTTTCCCCCTGGAAGCCTTTAGGCGTCGGCAAGCGCCTTGCGCACTTGTGCCACATCGTTGTTGATCGCCTCGAGGAGCTCTTCAACGCTGGAGAACTTCTCCATTCCGCGCACGAAGTCCACAAACTCAACGACCACGGTGTGCCCGTAGAGGTCGGCGGAGCGATCCAACACGAAAGATTCCACGCTGCGGCGTTCATCGCCGAAGGTGGGGTTATGTCCCACGGAAATCGCCGCCATGTAGCGCACATCATGTTCCATGTCGCCGTCGATAGGCGCCGGGGAGACGACGCGAAGCCAGCCGGCGTAGACGCCGTCGGCAGGCAGTGCAACCGAGTCCGGGAAATAGAGGTTCGCCGTGGGGAAGCCCAGCTCCTTGCCACCGCGGCCCGCGCCACGCACGACTTGCCCCTTCACGGAGTAGGCGCGCCCCAGCGCCCAGTTGGCGCGCTTGACATCGGAGGCGGCGAGGCAGTTTCGGATCAGCGTGGAACACAACACGGTACCGTCTTCTGCCAACAGCGGAAGCACCTCGATTTCCACGCCGTATTTTTCACCCAGCTGCTTGAGGGTATCGGTCGTGCCCGCCGCCTTGTAACCAAAGGTGAAGTTCTCCCCCACCACCACGACCCGTGCATGCAAGGTGTCCATGAGGACCTGAGTGAAAAACTCCTCCGGTTCCAGGCGGGCCATGTCGGCATTGAAGCTCAAGGCCAACATGTGCTCCACCCCGAGCTCGTCGGCGAGGTCGGCACGCTCTCGCACCGAGCCCAGCATCGGGGGCATGCGATCCGGGCGCAAAATGGCCAAGGGGTGCGGGTTGAAGGTCAACAAGATGCTGGGCACACCGAGTTCGGTTGCCCTGGTTGTTGCCTTGGCGATAAGCGTCCGGTGTCCGCGGTGAATCCCGTCGAATACGCCGATGGTGACCACTGATGCATCAAGGGATGCGGGTACTTCTTCTAGTCCGTGCCAGATATCCACGCCCAATAGCCTACGACATAGACTGGTGTTCATGAATGATCCCCTTGCAACTTCGGGTCTCGTAGTGGTGGATAAACCCGCCGGAATGACCTCTCACGATGTGGTTTCTCGCCTCCGTCGCTATTTCCACACCAAGAAAGTCGGCCACTCCGGCACCCTCGATCCCATGGCAACGGGGGTGCTCGTGTTGGGAATTGAACGCGGCACGAAGTACTTGGCGCATATGGTCACTGACACCAAATCCTATGCGGCAACGATCCGCCTCGGTGCGGCAACCACCACCGATGACCGCGAGGGCGAGGTTGTTTTTGAAAAAAGCGCAGCCGACCTCAACGACGAGCGCATCAAGGAAGAAATCGACTCACTCACCGGCACCATCATGCAAAAACCGGCTGCAGTCAGCGCCATCAAGATCGATGGTAAGCGCGCGCACCAACTCGTCCGCGAAGGCGTAGCGGTTGATATTCCCGCACGCCCCGTGACGATTTTCCGCTTTGATGTGTTAGAAACTCGGCGTGAAGGGGCGTTTGTCGACCTCGACGTCGAGGTCGATTGCAGTTCTGGGACGTATATCCGCTCCCTCGCCCGCGATCTGGGACTCGCGCTGGGCACCGGCGGGCATCTCACCGCACTGCGTCGCACGGCGGTCGGCCCGTTTACGCTTGCCGACGCCTATCGGCTCGAAGAACTCGAGGACAATCCGCGCCTGTCGCTGAGCCTTGACGAGGCGCTCACGCGCACCTATCCCGTGTTCTCGGCCACCGCGCAGGAGGCGGAAGCACTCGCTATGGGCAAATGGCTCGAACCCCGCGGCCTTGACGGCATTCACGCTGCGGTGGGACCCGATGGCAAGGCGATCGCACTCATCAAGGAAAAGGGAAAGCGCCTATCGACCATCTTTGTCGCACGCCCATCCACGCTTTCCTAGCCCGGCTTAAGGACCGTTTCTCCTCCCACGGCCACATTAAGAATCCCCTCCCCTTCCACCCGCGCAGGTGGTCACCCCCGGCTCGCCCTAGGGCTGCGCGAAAGTGGAAAATCAACGCAACGTAGAGGTGATCTGCGCTGACGCAGACTACCCGCAGCGGCGAATTCCGCACCCCGTCAGGCAAAGATTCGCAAGCATGAGAATCGCAGGATCCCTCGTCAAGGCGACGAGCCGGTGCAGGAGGCAAGCACGTCGCCTCCCTCAATCAGGCCCGATACGCCCGCCCGACAATCGCCGTTACTAGACCACCGCGGTAGTGGCCACGATGTAGCCGTCTTGAATCATCCACTTGCCTTCGATAAACGGCACCGGTGTCGGGCGAACAAG containing:
- the truB gene encoding tRNA pseudouridine(55) synthase TruB, translated to MNDPLATSGLVVVDKPAGMTSHDVVSRLRRYFHTKKVGHSGTLDPMATGVLVLGIERGTKYLAHMVTDTKSYAATIRLGAATTTDDREGEVVFEKSAADLNDERIKEEIDSLTGTIMQKPAAVSAIKIDGKRAHQLVREGVAVDIPARPVTIFRFDVLETRREGAFVDLDVEVDCSSGTYIRSLARDLGLALGTGGHLTALRRTAVGPFTLADAYRLEELEDNPRLSLSLDEALTRTYPVFSATAQEAEALAMGKWLEPRGLDGIHAAVGPDGKAIALIKEKGKRLSTIFVARPSTLS
- a CDS encoding bifunctional riboflavin kinase/FAD synthetase, giving the protein MNTSLCRRLLGVDIWHGLEEVPASLDASVVTIGVFDGIHRGHRTLIAKATTRATELGVPSILLTFNPHPLAILRPDRMPPMLGSVRERADLADELGVEHMLALSFNADMARLEPEEFFTQVLMDTLHARVVVVGENFTFGYKAAGTTDTLKQLGEKYGVEIEVLPLLAEDGTVLCSTLIRNCLAASDVKRANWALGRAYSVKGQVVRGAGRGGKELGFPTANLYFPDSVALPADGVYAGWLRVVSPAPIDGDMEHDVRYMAAISVGHNPTFGDERRSVESFVLDRSADLYGHTVVVEFVDFVRGMEKFSSVEELLEAINNDVAQVRKALADA